In Bacillus cereus ATCC 14579, a single window of DNA contains:
- a CDS encoding VOC family protein, which yields MIQNIYETHLHVRNLEKAINFYQNKLGLTLARKLSKRRVAFFWVGENKQQMLGLWEVHNIEDFEPRHFAFGVNLEFLMTSKAWLEERGIAVIGSQGKGNQEPIVQRWMPAASVYFLDCDGNKLEFISMLHENPDELEYASYLSVWNAEHQEK from the coding sequence ATAATACAGAACATATACGAAACTCATTTACATGTAAGAAATTTAGAGAAGGCAATAAATTTCTATCAAAACAAGCTAGGATTAACGTTAGCAAGAAAACTCTCCAAAAGAAGAGTGGCTTTCTTTTGGGTCGGAGAAAATAAACAACAAATGCTTGGACTATGGGAAGTACATAACATTGAAGACTTTGAGCCGAGACATTTTGCTTTTGGTGTAAATTTAGAGTTTTTAATGACTTCTAAAGCGTGGCTAGAGGAACGTGGAATAGCAGTGATAGGAAGTCAAGGAAAAGGAAATCAAGAGCCAATTGTCCAAAGGTGGATGCCTGCTGCAAGTGTATACTTTCTAGATTGTGATGGAAACAAATTAGAATTCATTTCTATGTTACATGAGAATCCAGATGAATTAGAATATGCGTCCTATTTAAGTGTATGGAATGCGGAACACCAAGAAAAATGA
- a CDS encoding ArsR/SmtB family transcription factor — protein MEVYHITSRKRETYNVQVKYSILFECALGIAAITHKRLIDTLEKSQNEWEEIKKSLTEEMREHLQFVEENNTWKALLQLLYEEDIQDVSQFHVKIDSLSEEDLKYICLPFLGEKYEKKRRLAASRDRTAIHELKELTHDHQFFSTYIRFICDVDVQVLKSHLIAVMTGWYESVIKSEEEEILSILKRDYEAKNEMNKKMKPEEFVEWATGGVIYMPEPSVHHVFLIPQMTYRPWNIEADIEDTKVFHYPVANESIHPEDPYEPNYFLVQKHKALGDEARLRIVKMLFEKERTLQEITERLQLGKSTVHHHLKLLRAAKLVDIHDGKYVLRKKAVQSLAKELDMFLNR, from the coding sequence ATGGAGGTCTATCACATAACGAGTAGAAAGAGGGAAACTTATAACGTTCAAGTGAAATATTCGATACTTTTCGAATGTGCGCTTGGCATTGCAGCAATTACTCATAAGAGGTTAATTGATACACTTGAAAAGAGTCAAAATGAATGGGAAGAAATTAAGAAATCATTAACAGAAGAAATGAGAGAGCACTTACAATTTGTCGAAGAAAATAATACGTGGAAAGCATTGCTTCAATTGTTGTATGAAGAAGACATACAGGATGTATCACAGTTTCATGTTAAAATCGATTCACTTTCAGAAGAAGATTTGAAGTATATATGTTTACCGTTTTTAGGGGAGAAATATGAGAAAAAAAGACGTTTAGCCGCAAGTAGAGATAGAACTGCAATACATGAACTAAAGGAATTAACACATGATCATCAGTTTTTCTCTACGTACATTCGCTTTATATGTGACGTAGATGTACAAGTGCTGAAATCTCATTTAATCGCTGTAATGACAGGGTGGTATGAGAGTGTAATTAAGAGTGAGGAAGAAGAAATACTTTCTATATTAAAACGAGATTATGAAGCAAAAAATGAAATGAATAAAAAGATGAAGCCGGAAGAGTTTGTCGAGTGGGCTACAGGTGGCGTTATTTATATGCCAGAGCCAAGTGTTCATCACGTATTTCTTATTCCGCAAATGACGTACAGACCGTGGAATATTGAGGCAGATATTGAAGATACGAAAGTATTTCATTATCCAGTTGCAAACGAAAGTATCCATCCTGAAGATCCATATGAACCGAATTATTTTTTAGTTCAAAAACATAAAGCTCTTGGAGATGAAGCGAGGTTACGCATTGTAAAAATGTTGTTCGAAAAAGAACGAACATTGCAGGAAATTACAGAAAGATTGCAACTTGGTAAATCGACTGTACACCACCATTTGAAATTGTTACGTGCAGCGAAGTTAGTGGATATACACGATGGAAAATATGTATTAAGAAAGAAAGCAGTACAGTCTTTAGCGAAAGAATTAGATATGTTTTTGAATAGATAA
- a CDS encoding IclR family transcriptional regulator — protein MVQSIDRAISIIKLLNSTNEKEYWAISDIADGTHLPVSTVHRLLNSLMEHGLVTQITETKQYKIGPMWMEIGLRQLEKVDYRSVAREVMKRLASEVEESVYLNIPNGTHSIIIERIDSPLKIRVIDNLGEQIPLSIGAANKTMLANMKTNEMEHIVEYLLPSLPEQKQILLNQIKQIKNEGYAVSYGEKTEGTASVAAPIIGFNHKVVGALSVGLISHRINDDRLSFLISKVKQAAHEISIKIGSTSEL, from the coding sequence ATGGTACAGTCCATTGATCGAGCGATAAGTATTATTAAATTATTGAATTCTACAAATGAAAAAGAGTATTGGGCTATTTCTGATATAGCTGATGGAACACATCTCCCGGTTAGTACAGTACATAGATTACTTAACTCTCTAATGGAGCATGGGTTAGTTACACAAATTACAGAGACAAAACAGTACAAAATTGGACCAATGTGGATGGAAATAGGGTTGCGTCAATTGGAGAAGGTAGACTATAGATCTGTTGCAAGAGAAGTGATGAAACGTTTGGCTTCTGAAGTGGAAGAAAGTGTCTATTTGAATATTCCAAACGGAACACATTCTATTATCATTGAAAGAATTGATAGTCCTTTAAAAATTCGAGTTATCGATAATCTAGGAGAACAAATTCCACTTTCAATTGGTGCTGCAAATAAAACGATGCTTGCCAATATGAAAACGAATGAAATGGAACATATTGTAGAGTATTTACTTCCTTCATTACCAGAACAAAAGCAAATTCTTCTTAATCAAATAAAGCAAATAAAAAATGAAGGATATGCTGTCAGTTATGGTGAAAAAACAGAAGGGACAGCTTCAGTAGCTGCACCTATTATCGGATTTAATCATAAAGTAGTAGGAGCATTAAGTGTTGGGTTAATTAGTCATCGTATTAATGATGATCGACTATCTTTTCTTATTAGCAAGGTAAAACAAGCGGCTCATGAAATATCAATAAAAATCGGCAGTACATCAGAACTATAA
- a CDS encoding NupC/NupG family nucleoside CNT transporter has protein sequence MYFILNMLGIFVVILIIFLCSPNKKHIKWRPIVILILLELFITWFMLGTKLGSIIINKIASFFSWLLACANEGIRFAFPSAMESQHIDFFFSALLPIIFVITFFDILSYFGILTWIIDKVGAVISKISRLPKLESFFSIQMMFLGNTEALAVVRDQLSVLKENRLLTFGIMSMSSVSGSILGAYLSMVPATYIFSAIPLNCINALILANVLNPVEVSKEEDVVYTPSKHEKKDFFSTISNSMLVGMNMVIVILAMVIGYVALTACLNGILGFFVTGLTIQKIFSIIFSPFAFLLGLSGSDAMYVAELMGIKITTNEFVAMMDLKSNLKSLQPHTVAVATTFLASFANFSTVGMIYGTYNSLFGGEKSSVIGKNVWKLLVSGMAVSLLSAMLVGLFVW, from the coding sequence ATGTATTTCATATTGAATATGTTAGGGATTTTCGTTGTCATATTAATCATTTTCTTATGTTCGCCTAATAAAAAACATATAAAATGGAGACCAATTGTAATTCTCATCCTATTGGAGCTTTTTATTACGTGGTTTATGTTAGGCACAAAGCTCGGCAGTATTATCATTAATAAAATTGCGTCATTTTTCAGTTGGCTACTAGCATGTGCGAATGAAGGTATTCGATTTGCATTTCCTTCAGCTATGGAAAGTCAGCACATTGATTTCTTCTTTAGTGCGTTACTTCCTATCATTTTTGTTATTACTTTTTTCGATATTCTTTCTTATTTCGGAATCTTAACTTGGATTATTGATAAAGTAGGTGCAGTTATTTCAAAGATTTCTCGTTTACCAAAGTTAGAAAGTTTCTTTTCGATTCAAATGATGTTTTTAGGAAACACCGAAGCACTTGCGGTTGTTCGTGATCAATTATCTGTTTTAAAAGAAAATCGATTATTAACTTTTGGAATTATGAGTATGAGTAGCGTTAGCGGATCCATTCTTGGTGCTTATTTATCAATGGTTCCAGCAACATATATTTTCAGCGCAATCCCATTAAACTGTATTAACGCATTAATTTTAGCCAATGTATTAAATCCTGTGGAAGTTTCGAAAGAAGAAGACGTTGTTTACACACCTTCAAAACATGAAAAAAAGGATTTCTTTTCTACTATTTCAAACAGTATGTTAGTTGGGATGAATATGGTTATCGTTATTTTAGCTATGGTAATTGGTTATGTAGCTTTAACAGCATGTTTAAATGGGATTTTAGGATTTTTTGTAACGGGGTTAACAATTCAAAAAATCTTCTCCATTATCTTTAGTCCTTTTGCATTTTTACTCGGTTTATCAGGCAGTGATGCTATGTATGTAGCTGAATTAATGGGGATCAAAATAACGACGAATGAATTTGTTGCAATGATGGATTTAAAATCAAACTTAAAGTCGCTACAACCGCATACGGTTGCGGTTGCAACGACATTTCTAGCTTCTTTTGCTAACTTTAGTACAGTAGGTATGATTTACGGAACTTACAATTCATTATTTGGCGGAGAAAAATCATCAGTCATCGGTAAAAATGTTTGGAAGCTTCTTGTTAGCGGGATGGCTGTTTCTTTATTAAGTGCTATGCTCGTTGGGCTATTTGTATGGTAA
- the proB gene encoding glutamate 5-kinase — protein MKKQRVVVKIGSSSLADSHGGISTEQLSDHVAALARLKEDGHEVVLITSGAVAAGFSALGYPSRPVTIKGKQAAAAVGQSLLMQAYTEEFRKYGIVTAQLLLTRSDFSRKEQYSNAYATLGELLNRSALPIINENDSISLEELTFGDNDMLSALVSGLVSADMLMIFTDVNGLYDKNPQKNADAKKYYFLPEVTEEISSLAGDAGSKLGTGGMKSKIDAAKTALSLGVSVFIGTGRGQEKFVNVLKGKGDGTYVGNAPQKEMKMNKQWIALHSLVSGQIEVDAGAATAIIQHGKSLLPAGVTNVSRFFQVGEVVEVVTQQGRVIGKGQCTYSAEELIDVKGMQSQDIQVRGERHSYEVIHRDHWVSL, from the coding sequence GTGAAAAAACAACGAGTTGTTGTAAAGATTGGGAGTAGTTCCTTGGCAGATAGTCACGGAGGCATCTCTACAGAACAGCTTTCAGATCACGTTGCCGCATTGGCTCGGTTGAAAGAAGATGGGCACGAGGTTGTGTTAATTACATCTGGAGCCGTCGCTGCAGGTTTTTCAGCGCTAGGATATCCTAGCAGACCTGTAACGATTAAAGGGAAACAGGCTGCAGCAGCTGTCGGACAAAGTTTGTTAATGCAGGCGTACACGGAGGAATTCCGTAAATATGGCATCGTTACTGCGCAACTTTTGCTGACGAGAAGTGATTTTTCTAGAAAAGAACAATATAGTAATGCTTACGCTACGTTAGGAGAATTATTAAACCGCTCCGCTCTTCCAATTATTAATGAAAATGATTCCATCTCCTTAGAGGAGCTGACGTTCGGTGATAATGATATGCTGTCAGCTTTAGTAAGCGGGCTTGTTTCGGCGGATATGCTTATGATCTTTACGGATGTGAACGGGTTATATGACAAAAATCCTCAGAAAAATGCGGATGCAAAAAAATATTATTTTCTTCCTGAAGTTACGGAAGAAATTTCTTCTCTTGCAGGAGATGCTGGCTCAAAACTTGGGACTGGCGGTATGAAATCAAAAATCGATGCTGCAAAGACAGCGCTCTCTCTTGGTGTGAGTGTATTTATCGGAACAGGACGTGGACAGGAAAAGTTTGTAAATGTTTTGAAGGGTAAGGGTGATGGAACGTATGTTGGTAATGCTCCTCAAAAAGAAATGAAGATGAACAAGCAATGGATTGCCTTACATTCGCTTGTTAGCGGACAAATTGAAGTAGATGCTGGGGCAGCTACTGCCATCATTCAGCATGGTAAGAGTTTACTTCCAGCTGGAGTTACGAATGTATCAAGATTTTTCCAAGTGGGTGAAGTTGTAGAGGTTGTAACGCAACAAGGGCGCGTAATAGGAAAAGGACAATGCACATATAGCGCAGAGGAACTAATAGATGTAAAAGGTATGCAAAGCCAAGATATTCAAGTAAGAGGCGAGAGACATAGTTATGAAGTCATCCATAGGGATCATTGGGTTTCACTTTAA
- a CDS encoding DinB family protein has protein sequence MGRKEMLQNGVQQVFYEEEWYPPISEAVKNLTVEQACWQPEGAASNTIWENVNHLLIFKERLLSRLHEDDTFVAPQNNDETFIQGGPNDDAAWQQTVKRTLQVHDALQSSLTALQEAELDQLSPSLPVWQQYMNILLHDAYHTGQIIQLRKLQGSWPTHRSYL, from the coding sequence ATGGGAAGAAAAGAAATGTTGCAAAATGGAGTCCAACAAGTTTTTTACGAAGAAGAATGGTACCCACCAATATCAGAAGCGGTAAAGAATCTTACGGTTGAACAAGCATGTTGGCAACCAGAAGGTGCTGCCAGTAATACGATTTGGGAAAATGTGAACCATTTATTAATCTTTAAAGAACGCCTACTTTCCCGCTTACATGAAGACGACACATTTGTTGCTCCACAAAATAATGATGAGACGTTTATCCAAGGTGGACCTAATGATGATGCCGCTTGGCAGCAAACCGTAAAGCGAACGCTTCAAGTACATGATGCCTTACAATCTTCATTAACCGCCCTTCAAGAAGCAGAACTAGATCAACTAAGTCCTTCTCTACCAGTTTGGCAACAATATATGAATATCCTTTTGCATGATGCATATCATACAGGACAAATTATACAGCTTCGGAAACTTCAAGGTTCATGGCCAACTCACCGTTCTTATTTATAA
- a CDS encoding MFS transporter, producing MKLKNVLKNRSFFFMWIGSAISELGGAFGTLCNSILVYELTGSEMALSSMWLLYFIPSLILQLISGPFIDKWSRKWIMIFSQWIRASVFLLPLVMLVSGSIEVWHIYVVQIVVGLITPLYTPASQAITPSIVRKEQLQDANAYIDGMTRLMMFLAPVLGGVVIHFIGTELTLSFVCICLFVSGAFLLYIKENRTSQPIRKTWLGQFLHGFTYFFTKPIIVWLGIFLTFVQFGVGVTMVTNLPYIKDELSAGYAEFGYFMAGFPLGYVVGSILVGKVTYKSRRILMLGGLFIGGLTYISLGFNHSIVMAVIIEIVAGVCIAFFNVYNTTICQQSVPNNMIGQIFSVRLFFIRSAMPLGVLVGGILSEMWGVRALYFIIGSIICVTSLIGILLPYFKFLDEAIEEKTA from the coding sequence ATGAAATTGAAAAATGTATTGAAAAATCGTTCGTTTTTTTTTATGTGGATTGGTAGTGCAATCTCAGAATTAGGAGGGGCTTTCGGAACGTTATGTAATTCAATTCTAGTATATGAGTTAACAGGATCAGAAATGGCTTTAAGTAGTATGTGGTTATTATATTTCATCCCATCACTCATACTGCAATTAATCAGCGGCCCATTTATTGATAAATGGAGCCGGAAGTGGATTATGATTTTTTCACAATGGATACGAGCGTCCGTATTTTTATTACCTTTAGTGATGCTAGTTTCAGGTAGTATAGAAGTTTGGCACATTTATGTTGTTCAAATAGTAGTGGGACTTATTACACCACTTTATACACCTGCAAGTCAAGCCATTACACCGAGCATTGTAAGGAAAGAACAACTTCAAGATGCGAATGCGTACATTGATGGAATGACTCGCCTTATGATGTTTCTTGCGCCAGTATTAGGTGGAGTAGTCATTCATTTCATTGGAACAGAACTTACATTATCTTTCGTATGCATTTGTTTATTTGTTAGTGGTGCTTTCTTACTTTATATAAAAGAAAATAGAACGTCGCAACCTATTCGGAAAACGTGGCTTGGACAGTTTCTTCACGGTTTTACATATTTTTTTACAAAACCAATCATCGTTTGGCTCGGTATATTTCTTACTTTCGTGCAATTTGGAGTTGGGGTAACGATGGTTACAAATCTTCCTTATATAAAAGACGAGCTGTCAGCGGGATATGCGGAATTTGGTTATTTTATGGCCGGATTCCCACTTGGCTATGTAGTTGGATCTATACTAGTCGGAAAAGTAACATATAAAAGCAGGCGTATACTTATGCTTGGAGGATTGTTTATCGGGGGACTCACATACATTTCGCTAGGTTTTAACCACAGTATTGTAATGGCGGTAATAATTGAAATAGTTGCAGGTGTTTGTATTGCCTTTTTCAATGTTTATAACACAACGATATGCCAACAATCAGTTCCGAACAATATGATAGGACAAATATTTTCGGTGCGATTATTTTTCATACGATCCGCTATGCCGTTAGGTGTGTTAGTAGGGGGCATATTGAGTGAAATGTGGGGAGTAAGAGCACTATACTTTATTATCGGTTCAATTATATGTGTCACTTCTTTAATCGGAATCTTACTCCCATATTTCAAATTTTTAGATGAGGCGATAGAAGAGAAAACAGCATAA
- the proC gene encoding pyrroline-5-carboxylate reductase, giving the protein MDKQIGFIGCGNMGMAMIGGMINKNIVSSNQIICSDLNTANLKNASEKYGLTTTTDNNEVAKNADILILSIKPDLYASIINEIKEIIKNDAIIVTIAAGKSIESTENAFNKKVKVVRVMPNTPALVGEGMSALCPNEMVTEKDLEDVLNIFNSFGQTEIVSEKLMDVVTSVSGSSPAYVYMIIEAMADAAVLDGMPRNQAYKFAAQAVLGSAKMVLETGIHPGELKDMVCSPGGTTIEAVATLEEKGLRTAIISAMQRCTQKSVELSGQTKK; this is encoded by the coding sequence ATGGATAAACAAATTGGATTCATCGGTTGCGGAAATATGGGAATGGCTATGATTGGCGGAATGATAAACAAAAATATAGTGTCTTCAAATCAAATTATTTGTTCAGATTTAAACACTGCTAATTTAAAAAATGCTAGTGAAAAATATGGGCTAACTACAACTACCGACAACAATGAAGTAGCTAAAAATGCTGATATTTTAATTTTATCAATCAAACCAGACCTATACGCGTCAATAATTAATGAAATAAAAGAAATAATCAAAAACGATGCTATCATCGTTACGATCGCTGCTGGGAAAAGTATTGAAAGTACTGAAAATGCCTTTAATAAAAAAGTAAAGGTTGTAAGGGTAATGCCTAATACTCCTGCTCTTGTTGGAGAAGGAATGTCTGCATTATGCCCGAATGAAATGGTGACAGAAAAAGATTTAGAAGATGTACTAAACATTTTCAATAGTTTTGGTCAAACAGAGATCGTAAGTGAAAAATTAATGGATGTTGTAACATCTGTAAGTGGTTCTTCACCAGCTTATGTATATATGATTATAGAAGCGATGGCAGATGCTGCTGTACTAGATGGTATGCCAAGAAATCAAGCATATAAATTCGCTGCTCAAGCTGTGTTAGGCTCTGCAAAAATGGTACTAGAAACAGGAATACATCCAGGTGAATTGAAAGATATGGTTTGTTCTCCTGGCGGAACGACAATAGAAGCTGTAGCAACATTGGAGGAAAAAGGACTGAGAACAGCGATTATTTCAGCTATGCAGCGTTGTACGCAAAAGTCTGTTGAACTATCTGGTCAAACTAAAAAGTAA
- a CDS encoding M20/M25/M40 family metallo-hydrolase, translating to MSKWQSKEQLVQLLSSLVEIPSITGSEAEVILPDFVVEQLSDLQYFKQNPHHLQKNPTGDGRYFVTALVKKSDSTKNTVILVSHFDVVDVQDYGMWKEDAFNPKKLTSMFYSHKDELPDHVREDIEHGEWLFGRGTMDMKCGLALQMAMIEQACEERFDGNVLLLAVPDEEVNSVGMRAAVPRLLELAREHDLEYKTVLNSEPMFSRHPGDQNKYIYTGSIGKVLPGFLCYGKETHVGEPFAGLNGSYMASLITAELELNTDLCDIVEGEASPPPTNLLQRDLKEDYSVQIPHRAVTLFNLFLLEKSMTDVVSLLRQKVTKVAEKIEESYEKHAYRFSKYNPFIPPNLKVNVLTYEELITYAIEQHGRGKINHIQSNIIKNRGDKDDRAVTIDLVDKLAILCKEKAPMIVLFFAPPYYPAVSSRNNPLIKEVVVEMEKYAHYNHKITFENQNYFGGISDLSYVGLQYPLDSMSSLVDNMPLWDKGYSIPLQELEEFDVPVLNMGPVGKDAHQWTERLDVNYAFETLLDMLPKCIEKLLVSNKITQS from the coding sequence ATGTCAAAGTGGCAATCAAAAGAACAATTGGTTCAATTATTAAGCAGTCTTGTTGAAATTCCTAGTATTACCGGTTCAGAAGCTGAAGTAATATTGCCAGACTTTGTTGTGGAACAATTATCTGACTTACAGTATTTCAAACAAAACCCGCACCATTTGCAAAAAAATCCGACAGGGGACGGACGATATTTTGTTACAGCACTAGTAAAGAAAAGCGATAGTACAAAAAATACTGTAATTCTAGTAAGTCACTTTGATGTTGTAGATGTACAAGATTACGGAATGTGGAAAGAAGATGCATTTAATCCTAAAAAGTTAACATCTATGTTTTATTCTCATAAAGATGAACTTCCAGACCATGTACGTGAAGATATAGAACATGGAGAATGGCTGTTTGGTAGAGGAACAATGGATATGAAATGCGGCCTCGCATTACAAATGGCAATGATTGAGCAAGCTTGCGAAGAAAGATTTGATGGGAATGTTCTTTTATTGGCTGTACCAGATGAAGAAGTAAACTCTGTAGGGATGAGAGCTGCTGTTCCAAGATTACTAGAGTTAGCAAGAGAACATGATTTAGAGTATAAAACGGTACTAAACTCAGAGCCTATGTTTTCAAGACATCCTGGTGACCAAAATAAGTATATTTACACTGGCTCTATTGGTAAAGTGTTACCTGGTTTTCTTTGCTACGGAAAAGAGACACATGTAGGTGAACCTTTTGCAGGGTTAAATGGGAGTTATATGGCTTCATTAATAACAGCAGAATTAGAGTTAAACACAGACCTTTGTGATATTGTAGAAGGGGAAGCGAGTCCTCCGCCAACTAACTTACTTCAAAGGGACTTAAAAGAGGATTATTCTGTACAAATTCCGCATCGTGCAGTTACATTATTTAATTTGTTTTTATTAGAAAAATCAATGACAGATGTAGTTTCATTGTTACGTCAAAAAGTAACGAAAGTAGCAGAGAAAATAGAAGAGTCGTATGAAAAACATGCATATCGTTTTTCTAAATATAATCCATTTATACCACCTAATCTCAAAGTAAATGTATTAACTTATGAAGAGCTTATCACATATGCAATTGAGCAACATGGACGAGGAAAAATAAATCATATTCAATCTAATATTATAAAAAATAGAGGAGATAAAGATGATCGTGCGGTAACCATTGATTTAGTAGATAAATTAGCGATTTTATGTAAAGAAAAGGCACCGATGATTGTACTTTTCTTCGCTCCGCCGTACTATCCAGCTGTGAGTTCACGCAACAATCCTTTAATAAAAGAGGTAGTTGTAGAAATGGAAAAGTATGCACACTACAATCATAAAATTACATTTGAAAACCAAAATTATTTTGGGGGGATTTCAGATTTAAGTTATGTAGGCTTGCAGTATCCACTGGATTCAATGAGTTCGCTTGTAGACAATATGCCATTATGGGATAAAGGTTATTCAATTCCGCTTCAGGAATTAGAAGAGTTTGATGTTCCAGTATTAAATATGGGGCCGGTAGGAAAAGATGCACATCAATGGACAGAACGTCTAGATGTAAACTACGCATTTGAAACGCTATTAGATATGTTACCGAAGTGCATTGAAAAATTATTAGTTTCTAATAAAATTACACAATCATAG
- a CDS encoding amino acid permease — MAQVSNTNNELKRTMKSRHLFMIALGGVIGTGLFNGSGFIISQAGPGGSVLAFIAGGLLMYFVMLCLGELAVAMPVSGSFQEYATKFINPATGFTIGWLYWLSWANTTGLEFTTAGITMQRWFPDIPVWVWCLIFGVTIFTINALSARSYAETEFWFSSIKVSAIIAFILLGGAAMFGFIDLKGDEPAPLLSNFVNHGGLFPNGLAAILLTMVTVNYSFQGTELVGIAAGESEDPAKTLPRSIRNIIWRTMFFFVLAIFVLVALIPWEEAGLTKSPFVAVFDNIGIPYAADIMNFVILTAVLSVANSGLYAATRMLWSLSKNEMAPAFLKKLSSRGIPLNALIMTIAISAFSLLTSVVAAETVYLWLISISGVITIIVWMSICVSQFFFRKHYLADGGKLEDLKFKTPLYPLVPILGFGLYGIILISLIFIPEQRLGIYCTVPFIIFCYTYYHFKVKKRNSTNTHSETKISETS; from the coding sequence ATGGCGCAAGTAAGCAATACAAACAATGAATTAAAACGTACGATGAAAAGTAGACACTTATTCATGATTGCACTCGGTGGTGTGATTGGAACCGGGTTATTTAACGGATCTGGCTTTATTATAAGTCAGGCTGGACCTGGTGGATCCGTACTTGCCTTTATTGCTGGTGGATTATTAATGTATTTCGTTATGCTATGTCTTGGTGAACTTGCTGTAGCCATGCCTGTTTCAGGTTCCTTTCAGGAATATGCTACTAAATTTATCAATCCTGCAACTGGCTTTACAATCGGATGGTTGTATTGGTTAAGCTGGGCGAATACGACCGGTCTTGAATTTACAACTGCCGGTATTACAATGCAGCGCTGGTTTCCTGATATTCCTGTTTGGGTTTGGTGTTTAATATTTGGCGTTACCATCTTCACTATTAACGCATTATCTGCTCGTAGTTATGCAGAAACAGAATTTTGGTTTTCAAGTATAAAAGTATCTGCCATTATAGCTTTTATACTTCTTGGTGGCGCCGCTATGTTCGGTTTTATTGATTTAAAAGGCGATGAACCAGCTCCACTTCTTTCAAATTTCGTAAATCATGGTGGTTTATTTCCGAATGGACTTGCAGCTATTCTATTAACAATGGTTACAGTCAATTATTCCTTCCAAGGTACAGAGCTTGTCGGAATCGCAGCAGGTGAAAGTGAAGATCCAGCAAAAACTTTACCTCGTTCTATTAGAAATATTATATGGCGCACAATGTTTTTCTTCGTCTTAGCAATCTTTGTTCTTGTTGCTTTAATTCCTTGGGAAGAAGCTGGATTAACAAAGAGTCCATTCGTTGCTGTTTTTGATAATATCGGTATTCCATATGCAGCTGATATTATGAACTTTGTTATTCTTACTGCTGTTCTTTCTGTCGCAAACTCAGGACTATACGCTGCTACTCGAATGCTTTGGTCTTTATCAAAAAACGAAATGGCTCCAGCATTTTTAAAGAAATTATCATCACGTGGGATTCCTCTCAACGCTTTAATCATGACAATAGCTATTTCTGCTTTTTCTCTTTTGACAAGTGTAGTAGCTGCTGAAACTGTTTACTTGTGGCTCATTTCAATTTCCGGAGTCATTACCATTATTGTTTGGATGTCAATTTGTGTTTCTCAATTCTTTTTCCGCAAACATTATTTAGCAGACGGCGGAAAATTAGAAGACTTAAAATTTAAAACGCCACTTTATCCACTCGTACCAATTCTTGGTTTTGGATTGTATGGCATTATATTAATCAGTCTTATTTTTATCCCAGAACAACGACTTGGAATCTATTGCACTGTCCCATTTATCATCTTTTGCTACACTTACTATCACTTTAAAGTTAAGAAAAGAAATTCTACTAACACTCATAGTGAAACTAAAATTAGCGAGACTTCGTAA